AAAGTTGAAGAGGACATTTTTCAATATATGACCTGAAACAGGGTGGAGAGATTTCTCCATTAGGAAAGATTTATACAAACACAGGTATACTATTACATAGATTAAAACCGGTGCATAGTTCAGGTTAAGTATCTATCACAGGTATCTATTATAGTGTATTGCTATGTTTCGAAACTCGAACGATGTGAGATGAAGATGATTTTGGATAAGAAGTTGAAAATGATCTTTGTGGCTACAGTCATTTTGATACTATTTTCGGTGATCGTTCTTGCATCATTACCAGATGCTTCCGGCCAGCGTCCAGAGCTGAGTTCCAAAAACAAGAATGCAATTTTTCTGAAGAATGCGCAGTTCGAAACCAGCAGTATGCCCCCTTTTGAAGTTCCCTTATCGGCAGCGAACATGTCAAATGATACGGATAGGGCTGCCGACTATTATATTGTGCAATTCAGGGGATACGTAACAGAAGACATGAAACAGGCTGTAAGGAATACAGGGGCAGAATTATTTGATTATGTTCCGAATAATGCTTTTATTGTACTGATGAACTCTACCGCGGAAATGCAGGTAGGTTCGTTAGATGTGGTGCAATGGGTCGGGTTGTACCGGCCGGAATACCGGATAAGCCCGGCTCTCCTGGCATCGGCGGCCCGCCAAAAAGAAGTGGGAGCCAGCGAGATGACCTCTGAGAATGTTACCCTGTTGTTATTTGAATCAAAGGACAATGAACGGGTTTCCCGTACGATCAATAAACTTGGTGGCGAGATCGTTGAAAGTTCCGGAACCAGGCTCCTTGTCAGGATTGAAAGTTCCGGAATACCGGCTCTCTCTTCCATTCATGGAGTGAACTGGATGGAAAACTATATTCAACCTGAGATATCGAATGATATTGCTGCCACCATCATACATTCCAGTGAAATGCAAAACACGCATGGATTGACCGGAAGCGGACAGATAGTGGCTGTGGCAGATTCCGGGTTGGATACGGGAATTGATGACCATGGCATTATTGGGGATATTCACCTGGATTTTGATGGTCGTGTAGCGTTTATCAATTATATCGGTTCAAGTCCGGATGATAATAACGGTCACGGTACCCATACGACCGGTTCAGTAGCAGGAAATGGTTCAAGGTCCGGTGGCACGTACCGTGGAATGGCGCCTGGTGCAAATATTGTATTCCAGGGACTGGGAGATGACGCCGGTTCAACGTATATTTATTTCCCATTTCCCGGTGGTTTTTCGGAAGTCCTTCAGGATGCATATGACAGCGGAGCCAGGATGCACAGTGATAGCTGGGGGTCTGCTGATGGTGGTGAATATACGTCCTTATCGCAGGAGACCGACCAGTTCGTCTGGAACAACAAAGAGAGTGCACTCTTCATAGCAGCCGGGAATAATGGTCCGGGGGCCAATACCATCAATTCACCGGGTAGTGCAAAAAATGTGATTACCGTGGGGGCGTCCGAGAATTACCGGCCCTCGAAAGGGTCATTGTCCGATAATATCGATCAGGTCGCTTCGTTTAGCAGCAGGGGTCCGACCGATGATGGCAGAATAAAGCCGGATGTCGTGGCACCGGGGACCTATATCATTTCCACGCGGTCAAGTATGCCGGGTGCCAGTTATCCCTGGGGAATTGTTGACTCCTATTATGCATATAACACCGGGACAAGCATGGCAACTCCCACCGCTGCCGGAGCAGGAGCATTGGTCCGCCAGTATTATGTGGATAACGAATCCATTGTACCCAGTGCGGCATTGATCAAAGCTACGTTGATAAATGGAGCCATCGATCTAGGTCTTTCATCCGATCTACAGGGCTGGGGCAGGATAGATATTACCAATTCCCTGTTCCCTGAATATCCCGGTTCGATACGGTATCATGATGAAAAGAGCGGGGGTGGATTGAGTACATCAGGTTCATGGAATGTTAGGTATTACGTGGCGAATAATTCCATACCTCTTCGGGCCACTTTGGTCTGGACTGATCATGAAGGGAATCCGGGTGCGGGGATCAAACTGGTCAATGATCTTGATCTTGTGATTTCCGGGCCCTCGGGGAGCTATCCCGGAAATGGGGGGGACAACATTAATAATGTGGAGCAGGTTGAATTACCGGAACCTTCCATCGGGATGTATACCTTTTATGTGAACGGGACGAATGTACCCCAGGGACCGCAGCCTTTTGCACTGGTGATATCCGGAGGCCTTTCAAATGGTACCGGGTATGTCAATGGTTATGTGAAAGATGCTGTC
This genomic window from ANME-2 cluster archaeon contains:
- a CDS encoding S8 family serine peptidase, coding for MILDKKLKMIFVATVILILFSVIVLASLPDASGQRPELSSKNKNAIFLKNAQFETSSMPPFEVPLSAANMSNDTDRAADYYIVQFRGYVTEDMKQAVRNTGAELFDYVPNNAFIVLMNSTAEMQVGSLDVVQWVGLYRPEYRISPALLASAARQKEVGASEMTSENVTLLLFESKDNERVSRTINKLGGEIVESSGTRLLVRIESSGIPALSSIHGVNWMENYIQPEISNDIAATIIHSSEMQNTHGLTGSGQIVAVADSGLDTGIDDHGIIGDIHLDFDGRVAFINYIGSSPDDNNGHGTHTTGSVAGNGSRSGGTYRGMAPGANIVFQGLGDDAGSTYIYFPFPGGFSEVLQDAYDSGARMHSDSWGSADGGEYTSLSQETDQFVWNNKESALFIAAGNNGPGANTINSPGSAKNVITVGASENYRPSKGSLSDNIDQVASFSSRGPTDDGRIKPDVVAPGTYIISTRSSMPGASYPWGIVDSYYAYNTGTSMATPTAAGAGALVRQYYVDNESIVPSAALIKATLINGAIDLGLSSDLQGWGRIDITNSLFPEYPGSIRYHDEKSGGGLSTSGSWNVRYYVANNSIPLRATLVWTDHEGNPGAGIKLVNDLDLVISGPSGSYPGNGGDNINNVEQVELPEPSIGMYTFYVNGTNVPQGPQPFALVISGGLSNGTGYVNGYVKDAVSQAGIGGAMITPGSGITNITDGSGFYSFFLEEGLYQLNVTGDFWYHSNNSVTVEVLADLSVVQDILLERKPTGNISGFVSSF